The following coding sequences lie in one Benincasa hispida cultivar B227 chromosome 6, ASM972705v1, whole genome shotgun sequence genomic window:
- the LOC120079019 gene encoding putative GDP-L-fucose synthase 2: MGGAADNASSRSSFLFDKSAKIFVAGHRGLVGSAIVRKLQQLGFTNLLLRSHTELDLTRQSDVEAFFANEKPRFVILAAAKVGGIHANNTYPADFIAINLQIQTNVIDSAYRYGVEKLLFLGSSCIYPKFAPQPIPEDALLTGPLEPTNEWYAVAKIAGIKMCQAYRIQYNWNAISGMPTNLYGPNDNFHPENSHVLPALMRRFHEAKVNGAKEVVVWGSGSPLREFLHVDDLADAVVFLMEEYSDLGHLNVGSGKEVSIKELAELVKEVVGFEGDLVWDKSKPDGTPRKLMDSSKLAELGWNPKISLKDGLVDTYKWYVQNVQQ, encoded by the exons ATGGGCGGCGCCGCCGACAACG CTTCATCGAGATCCTCGTTCCTCTTCGATAAATCGGCGAAGATCTTCGTCGCCGGTCACCGTGGCCTTGTCGGTTCCGCCATTGTTCGCAAGCTCCAGCAGCTTGGATTCACGAATCTCCTTCTTCGTTCTCACACGGAGCTTGACCTAACTCGCCAATCTGATGTCGAAGCGTTCTTCGCTAATGAAAAACCTCGATTCGTTATCCTCGCTGCCGCTAAAGTTGGCGGCATTCACGCCAACAACACCTATCCAGCGGATTTCATCGCCATTAACCTTCAAATCCAGACTAATGTCATCGATTCAGCCTATCGCTATGGCGTCGAGAAGCTACTATTCCTCGGTTCGTCATGCATTTATCCGAAATTCGCTCCACAGCCGATTCCGGAAGATGCATTACTGACCGGTCCTCTGGAGCCGACAAACGAGTGGTACGCAGTGGCGAAGATCGCTGGAATCAAAATGTGTCAAGCGTATCGAATTCAATACAATTGGAATGCGATTTCAGGAATGCCGACTAATCTATACGGTCCAAACGACAATTTCCACCCGGAGAATTCACACGTATTGCCGGCGTTGATGAGGAGGTTTCACGAGGCGAAGGTTAATGGAGCAAAAGAAGTGGTGGTTTGGGGAAGTGGAAGCCCTCTGAGGGAGTTTCTTCACGTCGACGATTTGGCCGACGCCGTCGTGTTCCTCATGGAAGAATACAGCGATTTGGGGCATTTGAATGTTGGAAGTGGGAAGGAAGTGAGCATCAAGGAGCTGGCTGAGTTGGTGAAAGAAGTGGTGGGATTTGAAGGAGATCTTGTTTGGGACAAATCAAAGCCTGATGGAACTCCAAGGAAATTGATGGACAGTTCTAAGCTTGCTGAATTGGGATGGAATCCAAAGATTTCTCTCAAGGATGGCCTTGTGGATACATACAAATGGTATGTTCAAAATGTGCAGCAATGA